From the genome of Phycisphaerae bacterium, one region includes:
- a CDS encoding sugar phosphate isomerase/epimerase, translating into MIDHGLVSVTFRQLMPGQIVDLAAKAGLCAIEWGGDVHVPPGDARLAKEVREMTIDSGLRVASYGSYYRSEGDEAFEPVLETALVLAAPTIRVWAGHKGSADAGPRDRQTVIADLCRIARLALSHKTTISLEYHGGTLTDTPDSVDRLLDELDGCDAEAARNIFLYWQPSRAHSPEQRLESLRRVLARLSNLHVFHWVEHERLPLAEGQVDWREYLALANSTGRGHAAMLEFVRDDSPERFLQDAATLKDLIASR; encoded by the coding sequence ATGATCGATCACGGACTGGTGTCGGTGACGTTTCGCCAACTGATGCCCGGGCAGATCGTGGACCTGGCGGCCAAAGCCGGGCTTTGTGCGATCGAATGGGGCGGCGACGTACACGTGCCGCCGGGAGACGCCAGGCTGGCCAAAGAGGTGCGAGAGATGACCATCGATTCGGGCCTTCGCGTCGCCTCGTACGGCTCGTACTATCGGTCTGAAGGCGATGAGGCGTTCGAGCCGGTGCTCGAGACGGCGCTGGTCCTGGCGGCGCCGACGATCCGGGTATGGGCTGGGCACAAGGGCTCAGCCGACGCCGGACCGCGGGATCGCCAGACGGTAATAGCCGACCTCTGCCGGATCGCGCGGTTGGCTCTGTCGCACAAGACGACCATCTCGCTGGAGTATCACGGCGGAACGCTGACCGATACGCCGGATTCGGTGGATCGGCTGCTTGATGAGCTGGATGGCTGCGATGCGGAGGCTGCGCGGAACATTTTCCTGTATTGGCAGCCGTCGCGGGCGCATTCGCCGGAGCAGCGGCTCGAGAGCCTCCGCCGCGTGCTGGCTCGGTTGAGCAACCTGCACGTCTTCCACTGGGTCGAACACGAGCGCTTGCCGTTGGCTGAGGGCCAAGTGGATTGGCGGGAGTATTTGGCTCTGGCCAACTCGACCGGTCGCGGCCACGCCGCCATGCTGGAGTTTGTGCGCGACGACTCGCCGGAGAGGTTTCTCCAGGACGCAGCGACGCTCAAGGACCTGATCGCCTCGAGGTAA
- a CDS encoding glucose-fructose oxidoreductase, which produces FAESIRQHRPSRTDGHAGREVVAVALAVYRAHETGQTIGVERNYER; this is translated from the coding sequence TTCGCCGAGTCGATCCGCCAACATCGCCCCAGCCGGACCGACGGACACGCCGGACGCGAGGTCGTTGCGGTCGCCCTGGCCGTCTACCGGGCGCACGAGACGGGGCAAACCATCGGCGTGGAGAGGAACTACGAGCGATGA